Part of the Chloroflexota bacterium genome is shown below.
AACCGGAAACGAGGGTAGACGAAGCCCTCGTCGTTCTGTCCAGTGTCGAGAGGTCTGATGAGGACAGGGCGGAACGCACGGCGGAGAGAGCGGCACAGGAGATCACCACTCTGGCCCGACAGCTAAAGGTGGGGTCGATAGTACTGCATCCCTTTGCCCATCTCTTCGCTGAG
Proteins encoded:
- a CDS encoding threonyl-tRNA synthetase editing domain-containing protein, translated to MRILMLHVDYFYCKITEKGRSKVVEELRQPETRVDEALVVLSSVERSDEDRAERTAERAAQEITTLARQLKVGSIVLHPFAHLFAE